In Kordia antarctica, the following proteins share a genomic window:
- the glmS gene encoding glutamine--fructose-6-phosphate transaminase (isomerizing), whose protein sequence is MCGIVGYIGHREAYPVVLKGLKRLEYRGYDSAGIAIYDGKNIKLSKTKGKVVDLENRVKEEITVDGTLAIGHTRWATHGEPNDVNSHPHYSNSGELVIIHNGIIENYDPLRQELIKRGYVFHSDTDTEVLVNLIEDVKKNENVKLGKAVQIALNQVVGAYAIAVFDKKKPDEIVVARLGSPLVIGVGEDEFFIASDASPFIEYTNNAIYLEDEEMAIVRRGKKIKVRKIKDDSLVDPYVQELQLNLEEIEKGGYDHFMLKEIYEQPRAILDTFRGRMLANDGIIRMAGVDDNIEKFLNANRIIIVACGTSWHAGLVAEYVFENLVRIPVEVEYASEFRYRNPVITANDVVIAISQSGETADTMAAIKLAKSKGAFVFGVCNVVGSSISRETHAGAYTHAGPEIGVASTKAFTTQITVLTLIALKLAQKKGTISTSEFHAYLSEMDAIPAKVEKTLQSDNHVKTIANIYKDATNFLYLGRGYNFPVALEGALKLKEISYIHAEGYPAAEMKHGPIALIDEQMPVVVIATRKGHYDKVVSNIQEIKSRKGKIIAVVMQGDKTIRKIADYVIEIPDTLELLTPLLTTIPLQLLSYHIAVMRDCNVDQPRNLAKSVTVE, encoded by the coding sequence ATGTGCGGAATCGTAGGTTACATAGGTCATAGAGAAGCATATCCTGTAGTGCTAAAAGGTCTGAAAAGACTTGAGTATAGAGGATATGATAGTGCAGGTATTGCTATATACGATGGTAAAAACATCAAACTATCCAAAACAAAAGGAAAAGTTGTCGATTTAGAAAATCGAGTAAAAGAGGAAATCACTGTTGATGGAACTTTGGCAATTGGCCACACACGTTGGGCAACACACGGAGAACCAAATGATGTAAACTCTCATCCACATTATTCTAACTCAGGTGAATTGGTAATTATTCACAACGGAATTATTGAAAACTATGATCCGTTAAGACAAGAACTAATCAAAAGAGGATATGTATTTCATTCAGATACAGACACAGAAGTTTTGGTAAACTTAATTGAAGATGTAAAAAAGAATGAAAATGTAAAACTTGGAAAAGCGGTTCAAATTGCTTTAAATCAAGTTGTTGGAGCATATGCAATTGCGGTTTTTGACAAAAAAAAGCCAGACGAAATTGTAGTAGCACGTTTAGGAAGTCCTTTAGTTATTGGAGTTGGAGAAGATGAATTTTTCATTGCTTCAGATGCATCTCCTTTCATTGAATATACAAACAATGCTATTTATTTAGAAGATGAAGAAATGGCAATTGTACGTAGAGGGAAAAAAATAAAAGTTCGTAAAATTAAAGATGATTCATTAGTTGATCCGTACGTTCAAGAATTACAATTAAACTTAGAAGAGATAGAAAAAGGTGGTTACGATCACTTTATGTTGAAAGAAATATACGAGCAGCCAAGAGCAATTTTGGACACGTTTAGAGGAAGAATGTTAGCAAATGACGGCATCATTAGAATGGCTGGAGTTGATGATAACATTGAAAAATTTCTAAATGCAAACAGAATTATAATTGTTGCCTGTGGTACATCATGGCATGCAGGATTAGTGGCTGAATATGTATTTGAAAACTTAGTTAGAATACCTGTTGAGGTTGAATATGCTTCTGAATTTAGATACAGAAACCCTGTTATCACTGCAAATGATGTAGTTATTGCAATTTCTCAATCTGGAGAAACAGCCGATACGATGGCAGCTATTAAGCTAGCAAAAAGCAAAGGAGCTTTTGTATTTGGAGTATGTAATGTAGTTGGATCATCAATTTCAAGAGAAACACATGCTGGTGCATACACACATGCAGGTCCAGAAATTGGAGTTGCTTCCACAAAAGCTTTCACAACGCAAATTACCGTGTTAACGTTGATCGCTTTAAAACTTGCGCAGAAAAAAGGAACGATTTCTACATCTGAATTTCACGCGTACTTATCAGAAATGGACGCGATTCCTGCTAAAGTTGAAAAAACTTTACAATCTGACAATCACGTAAAAACGATTGCTAATATTTATAAAGATGCTACAAACTTTCTATACTTGGGTAGAGGTTATAACTTCCCAGTTGCATTAGAAGGCGCATTAAAGTTAAAAGAAATTTCATATATCCATGCAGAAGGATATCCAGCGGCAGAAATGAAGCACGGACCTATTGCATTAATCGATGAGCAAATGCCAGTTGTGGTAATTGCTACTCGAAAAGGACACTATGATAAAGTAGTAAGTAACATTCAAGAAATAAAATCTAGAAAAGGAAAAATCATTGCTGTAGTCATGCAAGGTGACAAAACAATCAGGAAAATAGCTGATTATGTCATTGAAATTCCTGATACGTTAGAGCTGTTAACTCCTTTATTAACAACCATTCCGTTACAACTATTGTCGTATCATATTGCAGTGATGCGCGACTGTAATGTGGATCAACCAAGGAACTTGGCAAAATCGGTTACAGTAGAATAA
- a CDS encoding TonB-dependent receptor produces MRTLLSIFAMLVCAGTFAQTDVSGTVVDEGNNPIPGVNIVVVGSSTGAVSDFDGKFTLKVTQQPPFKIQASSIGFESTTVDITANNQDVTIVLKEGNELDEIVLSASRTPERIRESPVTVERMDARDIKNSSAPSYYDALENLKGVDVNTSSLTFKSVNTRGFATFANTRFMQLVDGMDNSSPALNFALGNLLGMSELDVSTVELLPGASSALYGANAFNGIMFMRSKDPFKKQGISFYAKTGITSSENAGDNNFLDFGLRAAHAFSDKFAVKASFSFLNGTEWYATDYTNYNGSTGDAISGTRASDPNYNGLNIYGDEVSTTLNFDALAMAPAGTFGSSAVSRTGYEERDLMNYEAESVKADIALHYKPFADDFTIIWNSKIGRGNTIYQGANRYSIKNFFMQQHKLEIRNKNFFIRGYVTAEKAGDSYDTRFAAINVNRRWKSDQQWFTQYATGYLGAITGAIPGVTPGDPSVAHAFARGLADTGRFEPGTASFKGALDTVTADGDLLTGAKFIDNTKLYHSDINYNFSELIDVADIQVGGSYRQYVLNSEGTIFTDYDGPIKYDEYGAYVQVQKKFMEDKMKFTGSIRYDKAQNFDGNVSPRISLVFSPDEDKKHNFRASFQTGFRNPTTQDQYIGLDVGNAILVGSAPDNLDRYRTRPITNNFPAGLEAFGLDRIVTLSGNDAYNNSFTLASFRAFGASAAAGAPNPGLLEQARFDFVKPEQVSAFEVGYRGIVYDGISVDVSAYYNAYKDFIANRTVIVPNYGNVDFSDITDLTPVGGAPTPNALIAAANGDFTPFQLYSNSQADINSYGLAIGVNTKVFGDFDFGVNYTYAKLDFDQASDPDFETNFNTPEHKVKASFGNRNLFENFGFNINYRWNDAFLWESTFADGTVSARSLIDLQINYSCKKSTFKLGAANLLGHEYVSAPGVGTVGSQYYISWTINQ; encoded by the coding sequence ATGAGAACCTTATTATCAATCTTTGCTATGTTGGTTTGTGCAGGTACGTTTGCACAAACCGATGTTAGCGGAACAGTTGTTGACGAAGGTAACAATCCTATTCCTGGTGTGAATATAGTCGTAGTAGGATCTTCTACCGGAGCTGTTTCTGACTTTGACGGGAAATTTACCTTAAAAGTAACACAACAACCACCTTTTAAAATCCAAGCAAGTAGCATTGGATTTGAATCAACAACAGTAGATATTACTGCCAACAATCAAGATGTTACAATTGTTCTAAAAGAAGGAAACGAACTAGATGAAATCGTATTATCAGCCTCTAGAACACCTGAAAGAATTCGGGAATCTCCAGTAACTGTTGAGCGAATGGATGCTAGAGATATTAAAAATTCTTCCGCTCCATCGTACTACGATGCACTAGAAAACTTAAAAGGTGTTGATGTAAACACAAGCAGTTTAACATTCAAATCAGTTAACACAAGAGGTTTTGCCACATTTGCTAACACTCGATTTATGCAATTGGTAGATGGAATGGACAACTCTTCACCAGCTTTAAACTTTGCTTTAGGAAACCTATTAGGAATGTCTGAATTAGATGTATCAACGGTAGAATTACTTCCAGGAGCATCTTCAGCACTATACGGAGCAAACGCTTTTAACGGAATTATGTTTATGCGAAGTAAAGATCCATTCAAAAAACAAGGAATCAGCTTCTATGCTAAAACAGGAATAACTTCTTCTGAAAATGCAGGTGATAATAACTTTTTAGATTTCGGCTTAAGAGCTGCACACGCATTTAGTGATAAGTTCGCTGTAAAAGCATCTTTCTCTTTCTTAAACGGAACAGAATGGTATGCAACTGATTATACAAACTATAATGGTTCTACGGGAGATGCTATTTCCGGAACTAGAGCGTCTGACCCAAATTACAACGGATTAAATATATATGGAGATGAAGTTTCTACAACACTAAACTTTGACGCCTTGGCAATGGCACCAGCAGGAACATTTGGTTCATCTGCTGTATCAAGAACAGGATACGAAGAACGTGATTTAATGAATTATGAAGCAGAAAGTGTAAAAGCTGACATCGCATTGCATTACAAGCCATTTGCAGATGACTTCACTATAATTTGGAACTCTAAAATTGGTAGAGGAAACACCATCTATCAAGGAGCAAACAGATATTCCATTAAGAATTTCTTCATGCAACAGCATAAATTAGAAATTCGCAATAAAAATTTCTTCATTAGAGGATACGTAACTGCGGAAAAAGCAGGTGATTCATATGATACACGTTTTGCAGCAATTAATGTAAACAGAAGATGGAAATCAGATCAACAATGGTTTACTCAATATGCAACAGGATATTTAGGAGCTATTACAGGAGCAATTCCTGGAGTAACGCCAGGTGATCCAAGTGTAGCGCATGCTTTTGCAAGAGGTTTGGCAGATACAGGACGTTTTGAGCCAGGAACGGCTAGCTTCAAAGGAGCATTAGATACCGTAACTGCTGATGGAGATTTACTAACAGGAGCAAAATTCATTGACAATACAAAATTATATCATTCCGATATAAACTATAACTTCTCTGAATTAATAGATGTTGCAGACATTCAAGTTGGTGGATCGTATCGTCAATATGTATTAAACTCTGAAGGAACCATCTTTACAGATTACGACGGACCAATCAAATATGACGAATATGGTGCGTATGTACAAGTTCAGAAAAAGTTCATGGAAGATAAAATGAAATTTACAGGATCTATTCGTTATGACAAAGCACAAAACTTTGACGGAAACGTTTCTCCTAGAATATCATTAGTATTTTCTCCGGATGAAGACAAAAAACACAACTTTAGAGCTTCTTTCCAAACAGGATTTCGTAATCCAACAACTCAAGATCAATACATTGGTTTAGATGTTGGAAATGCTATCTTAGTAGGATCGGCTCCTGATAACTTAGACCGTTATAGAACAAGACCAATCACAAATAACTTTCCAGCAGGATTAGAAGCATTCGGATTGGACAGAATAGTAACACTTTCTGGAAATGACGCGTATAACAATTCATTTACGCTCGCATCATTCCGAGCATTTGGAGCAAGTGCAGCAGCAGGAGCGCCAAACCCAGGATTATTGGAACAAGCAAGGTTTGATTTTGTAAAGCCTGAACAAGTATCTGCTTTTGAAGTTGGATATCGTGGAATTGTATATGATGGCATTTCAGTAGATGTTAGTGCATACTATAATGCATACAAAGATTTCATTGCAAACAGAACGGTAATTGTGCCTAACTATGGTAATGTAGACTTTTCAGATATTACTGATTTAACACCAGTTGGTGGCGCGCCAACACCAAATGCGTTAATTGCAGCTGCAAATGGTGACTTTACGCCTTTCCAATTGTACTCTAACTCACAAGCTGATATTAATTCTTATGGACTTGCAATTGGTGTAAACACGAAAGTATTTGGAGATTTTGATTTTGGAGTGAATTACACATATGCAAAACTTGACTTTGATCAAGCAAGCGATCCAGATTTTGAAACAAACTTCAACACACCAGAACATAAAGTAAAAGCATCTTTTGGAAACAGAAATCTTTTTGAAAACTTTGGTTTCAATATCAACTATCGTTGGAATGATGCTTTCCTTTGGGAATCTACATTTGCTGACGGAACTGTAAGCGCACGTTCATTAATTGACCTGCAAATAAATTACAGTTGTAAAAAATCGACTTTCAAACTAGGTGCTGCTAACTTATTAGGACACGAGTACGTAAGTGCGCCAGGAGTAGGAACAGTTGGTTCTCAATATTATATCTCTTGGACAATCAATCAATAG
- the atpD gene encoding F0F1 ATP synthase subunit beta produces the protein MSKVTGKVAQIIGPVVDVEFSAGNELPRIYDSLEITKADGTLLVLEVQSHVGENTVRTISMDSTDGLSRGTDAVTTGNPIKMPIGDDVYGRLFNVIGDAIDGLGNLPKTGADGLSIHREAPRFEDLSTSTEVLFTGIKVIDLIEPYAKGGKIGLFGGAGVGKTVLIQELINNIAKGHGGLSVFAGVGERTREGNDLLREMLESGIIKYGDDFMHSMEEGGWDLSKVDKNIMKESKATFVFGQMNEPPGARARVALSGLTIAEYFRDGAGDGQGKDVLFFVDNIFRFTQAGSEVSALLGRMPSAVGYQPTLATEMGAMQERITSTKKGSITSVQAVYVPADDLTDPAPATTFAHLDATTVLSRKIAELGIYPAVDPLDSTSRILTADILGDEHYDCAQRVKELLQRYKELQDIIAILGMEELSEEDKMAVGRARRVQRFLSQPFHVAEQFTGLKGVLVDIKETIKGFNMIMDGELDHLPEAAFNLKGTIEDAIESGEKMLAEA, from the coding sequence ATGTCAAAAGTTACAGGTAAAGTTGCACAAATTATAGGTCCTGTTGTTGATGTAGAATTCAGCGCTGGGAACGAACTTCCAAGAATTTACGATTCATTAGAAATAACCAAAGCTGATGGTACACTATTAGTACTAGAAGTACAATCACACGTTGGTGAAAATACGGTGCGTACAATTTCTATGGATTCAACAGATGGACTAAGTAGAGGAACAGATGCTGTTACTACTGGAAATCCAATAAAAATGCCTATTGGCGACGATGTATACGGACGATTATTTAACGTTATCGGAGATGCCATCGATGGATTAGGGAATTTACCTAAAACAGGCGCTGATGGTTTATCAATCCACAGAGAAGCACCAAGATTTGAAGACTTATCAACTTCCACAGAAGTTTTATTTACAGGAATTAAAGTAATTGATTTAATTGAGCCGTACGCAAAAGGAGGTAAAATTGGATTATTTGGTGGAGCCGGAGTAGGTAAAACAGTATTAATTCAGGAATTGATTAACAATATAGCAAAAGGTCACGGTGGACTTTCAGTATTCGCAGGAGTAGGAGAAAGAACACGTGAAGGAAATGACCTTTTACGTGAGATGTTAGAATCGGGAATTATCAAGTATGGTGACGATTTTATGCACTCAATGGAAGAAGGTGGATGGGATTTATCTAAAGTAGATAAAAACATCATGAAAGAATCGAAAGCAACTTTCGTATTCGGACAAATGAATGAGCCACCTGGAGCACGTGCACGTGTTGCATTATCAGGACTTACAATTGCAGAATATTTCCGTGATGGAGCAGGAGACGGACAAGGAAAAGATGTACTTTTCTTCGTAGATAACATCTTCCGTTTCACACAAGCAGGTTCTGAAGTATCAGCACTTCTTGGACGTATGCCATCTGCGGTAGGATACCAACCAACATTAGCAACCGAAATGGGAGCAATGCAGGAACGTATTACATCAACAAAAAAAGGATCTATTACATCTGTACAAGCGGTTTACGTACCAGCGGATGATTTAACGGATCCAGCACCAGCAACAACGTTTGCCCATTTAGATGCAACAACAGTATTATCTCGTAAAATTGCAGAACTTGGTATTTACCCAGCGGTAGATCCATTAGATTCTACCTCAAGAATCTTAACAGCAGACATTTTAGGAGATGAGCATTATGACTGTGCGCAACGTGTAAAAGAGTTATTACAACGTTACAAAGAATTACAAGATATTATTGCTATTCTAGGTATGGAGGAATTATCTGAAGAAGATAAAATGGCAGTTGGTAGAGCAAGACGTGTACAACGTTTCTTATCTCAGCCTTTCCACGTAGCAGAGCAATTTACAGGACTTAAAGGAGTATTAGTAGACATTAAGGAAACGATCAAAGGATTCAACATGATTATGGATGGAGAATTAGATCACTTACCAGAAGCTGCTTTTAACCTAAAAGGAACTATCGAAGACGCAATCGAATCTGGAGAGAAAATGCTTGCTGAGGCGTAA
- a CDS encoding F0F1 ATP synthase subunit epsilon, protein MYLEIVSPEATLFSSEVDSVTVPGINGEFQMLNNHAPIVSLLKKGVVKIHTHTKTHLVFDELHAEIVPHIDDDKVLTLPINSGTVEMKDNKIIVLAD, encoded by the coding sequence ATGTATTTAGAAATTGTATCACCAGAAGCAACGTTATTCAGTTCAGAAGTAGATTCTGTAACGGTACCAGGAATTAATGGCGAATTTCAAATGTTAAACAATCACGCGCCTATTGTATCTTTATTAAAAAAAGGTGTAGTAAAAATTCATACACACACTAAAACTCATTTAGTATTTGATGAATTACACGCGGAAATTGTTCCTCACATTGATGATGATAAAGTTTTAACTTTACCAATCAACTCTGGAACCGTTGAAATGAAAGATAACAAAATTATAGTGCTTGCAGATTAA